One Arthrobacter sp. StoSoilB19 DNA window includes the following coding sequences:
- a CDS encoding zinc-dependent alcohol dehydrogenase family protein: MRAWWVNGPGPISTHPLVQGLRATPTPAANELLVEVTVCGVCRTDLHLAEGDLAPHRAQTVPGHEAIGVVVEAGVACSRFRTGDRVGVAWLGGICGRCDYCRRGDENLCQSPVFTGWDRDGGYAEYLTVAEDFAYPVPPAFPDEQAAPLLCSGIIGYRALKRAALPVGGRLGIYGFGSSAHITAQLALKQGASVYVMTRSDGARSLALELGADYAGDAYDQPPVPLDSAILFAPVGDLVPAALRALDRGGTLAIAGIHLSDIPALNYTRELFFERQVRSVTANTRADGREFLALAARLSLTLTTTAYPFQAAAKALEDLAADRITGSAVLRVRPEQ, encoded by the coding sequence GTGCGCGCATGGTGGGTGAACGGGCCGGGCCCCATATCCACCCACCCGCTGGTTCAGGGACTCCGTGCCACTCCCACGCCTGCGGCCAACGAACTCCTGGTGGAAGTGACTGTCTGCGGTGTTTGCCGCACCGACCTCCACCTCGCTGAAGGAGACCTGGCACCGCACCGTGCGCAGACTGTGCCCGGGCATGAAGCAATCGGCGTGGTTGTTGAGGCAGGAGTTGCCTGCTCCCGGTTCAGGACTGGCGACAGGGTGGGTGTGGCGTGGCTTGGCGGGATTTGCGGCAGGTGCGACTACTGCCGCCGGGGTGATGAAAATCTGTGCCAGTCGCCCGTCTTCACCGGCTGGGACAGGGATGGCGGCTATGCCGAGTACTTGACGGTTGCGGAGGACTTTGCCTACCCGGTACCTCCAGCCTTCCCGGATGAGCAGGCGGCACCACTGCTGTGTTCGGGCATCATCGGGTACCGCGCGCTGAAGCGCGCCGCCCTTCCCGTGGGTGGCCGCCTTGGCATTTACGGCTTTGGCAGCTCTGCCCACATCACCGCCCAGTTGGCGCTTAAACAGGGCGCCTCCGTGTATGTCATGACCCGGTCTGACGGCGCGCGGTCGCTCGCCCTGGAGTTGGGAGCTGATTATGCGGGGGACGCTTATGACCAGCCGCCTGTACCGCTCGATTCCGCCATTCTTTTCGCACCGGTTGGAGACCTTGTCCCGGCTGCGCTGCGCGCCCTGGACCGGGGCGGAACGCTTGCCATCGCCGGAATCCACCTAAGCGACATCCCGGCCCTCAATTACACCAGGGAGCTCTTTTTTGAACGGCAGGTGCGGAGCGTGACAGCCAATACCCGGGCTGACGGGCGTGAGTTCCTGGCTCTCGCAGCCAGGCTTTCGCTTACCCTCACCACCACGGCCTACCCGTTCCAGGCTGCGGCCAAGGCACTTGAGGACCTGGCTGCCGACAGGATTACCGGTTCGGCAGTCCTGCGGGTCCGGCCGGAACAGTAG
- the hisN gene encoding histidinol-phosphatase, whose amino-acid sequence MIQPASSYNDDLRLAHVLADSVDDQTMSRFKALDLHVETKPDLTPVTDADKAAEEAIRGQLSRSRPRDAVLGEEFGSTGHGSRRWIIDPIDGTKNFVRGVPVWATLIALVDEGEPVVGVVSAPALGKRWWAAKGMGAYMGRSLAAATRLRVSNVSKLSDASLSYSSLGGWKERGNLDEFLGLTEDVWRTRAYGDFWSYCMVAEGSVDIACEPELNLYDMAALVPIVVEAGGRFTSLEGEDGPFGGNALATNSILHSEVLHRLNPYLDDLL is encoded by the coding sequence ATGATCCAACCCGCTTCGAGCTACAACGATGACCTGCGCCTGGCCCATGTCCTGGCCGACTCCGTGGATGACCAGACCATGAGCCGCTTCAAGGCCCTGGACCTCCACGTTGAGACCAAGCCGGACCTGACGCCGGTCACCGACGCGGACAAGGCCGCCGAGGAAGCCATCCGGGGCCAGCTCTCCCGTTCACGCCCCCGCGACGCCGTCCTGGGCGAGGAATTCGGCAGCACCGGCCACGGTTCCCGGCGCTGGATCATCGACCCCATTGACGGAACCAAGAACTTTGTCCGCGGCGTTCCCGTATGGGCCACGCTGATCGCCCTCGTGGATGAGGGCGAACCGGTGGTGGGCGTCGTCAGCGCCCCGGCCCTGGGCAAGCGCTGGTGGGCGGCGAAAGGCATGGGCGCGTACATGGGCAGGTCCCTTGCCGCCGCCACCCGCCTCCGCGTGTCCAACGTGTCGAAGCTTTCCGACGCCTCCCTCTCCTACTCCAGCCTGGGCGGGTGGAAGGAACGCGGAAACCTTGACGAGTTCCTCGGCCTTACCGAGGACGTTTGGCGGACCCGGGCCTACGGGGATTTCTGGTCGTATTGCATGGTGGCCGAGGGCTCCGTGGACATCGCCTGCGAACCCGAGCTGAACCTCTATGACATGGCTGCCCTGGTGCCGATCGTGGTGGAGGCCGGCGGCCGGTTCACATCCCTGGAAGGCGAGGACGGCCCGTTCGGCGGGAACGCCCTGGCCACGAACTCAATCCTGCACTCGGAGGTCCTGCACCGATTGAACCCGTACCTGGACGATCTGCTGTAA
- a CDS encoding pyridoxamine 5'-phosphate oxidase family protein: MTEKTNVPVPEILDADECWTLLAQTGVGRLAVIADGHPDVFPVNYKVDGRTLVFRTGGGTKHQALQSEATVALEADAVSSQFGLAWSVVVKGTAVEATPTGPDLDDVKRALFPWQGVGQEHFIRITPESITGRRFTVDAPLLWQTSLDHATRAGFE; encoded by the coding sequence ATGACTGAGAAAACGAACGTGCCTGTGCCGGAAATCCTTGACGCGGACGAGTGCTGGACGCTCCTCGCCCAGACCGGGGTGGGGCGCCTGGCCGTCATCGCCGATGGCCATCCGGATGTCTTTCCCGTCAATTACAAGGTGGACGGCAGGACGCTGGTTTTCCGCACCGGCGGCGGTACCAAGCACCAGGCCCTCCAGTCGGAAGCCACCGTGGCCCTCGAAGCAGATGCGGTCAGCTCCCAATTCGGGCTCGCATGGAGCGTCGTGGTCAAAGGCACGGCTGTTGAAGCGACGCCCACGGGCCCTGACCTGGATGACGTCAAGCGGGCGCTGTTTCCATGGCAGGGCGTGGGGCAGGAGCACTTCATCCGCATCACGCCGGAGTCAATAACGGGGAGGCGCTTCACGGTGGACGCACCACTGCTGTGGCAAACCTCGCTGGACCACGCAACCCGCGCCGGTTTCGAGTAG
- a CDS encoding class I SAM-dependent methyltransferase has product MVRGGPKLDHGRRRELGRSFQDGGRHYQRVRPGYPEESARWLVPADAHEALDVGAGTGKFTALLLDMGLDVTAVDPSADMLAQLTEHYPAATAMPGTAEATGLPDASFDVVTVAQAWHWCDALAASTELARVLRPHGTLGLVWNQLDTSVPWVHRLSRIMHAGDVYRPGHKPVIGPEFQGLEGHVTHWQDTVDTTDLMELTKSRSYYLRAGESTRAKVLANLDWYLHEHLAYTPDQEIDLPYLTLAWRAVKA; this is encoded by the coding sequence GTGGTTCGGGGTGGCCCCAAGCTTGATCACGGGCGGCGCAGGGAACTGGGCCGGAGCTTCCAGGACGGCGGCAGGCACTACCAGCGCGTCCGGCCCGGCTACCCTGAGGAGTCCGCCCGGTGGCTGGTGCCCGCCGACGCCCATGAAGCCCTCGACGTTGGTGCCGGTACCGGAAAGTTCACCGCGCTGCTGCTGGACATGGGGCTGGACGTCACGGCCGTGGACCCCTCGGCGGACATGCTCGCCCAGCTCACGGAACACTACCCGGCTGCCACGGCGATGCCGGGGACTGCCGAGGCGACAGGCCTGCCCGACGCCAGCTTCGACGTCGTCACCGTAGCCCAGGCGTGGCACTGGTGCGACGCCCTGGCGGCAAGCACCGAACTGGCCCGCGTGCTGCGCCCGCACGGAACCCTCGGCCTGGTGTGGAACCAGCTGGACACCTCAGTGCCCTGGGTGCACCGGCTCTCCCGGATCATGCACGCAGGCGACGTCTACCGGCCGGGGCACAAGCCCGTCATCGGCCCGGAGTTCCAGGGGCTCGAAGGGCATGTCACCCACTGGCAGGACACAGTGGACACCACGGACCTGATGGAACTCACTAAATCCCGCAGCTACTACCTCCGGGCCGGCGAGTCAACGCGGGCCAAGGTCCTGGCCAACCTGGACTGGTACCTGCACGAACACCTTGCCTACACCCCTGACCAGGAAATCGACCTTCCCTACCTCACCCTGGCTTGGCGGGCCGTCAAGGCATGA
- a CDS encoding aminotransferase class V-fold PLP-dependent enzyme has product MTTATVSPQPVIAEAAVPQARHAAAGRPLAAVTGAEIQAPLISGGHVRYANLDYGASAPALSVVSAYLNEILPYYASVHRGAGYASQISTSVYENARSIVRDFVGGRPDDSVIFTRNTTDSLNLLAGCLPVTDGRHDGEVLYLDIEHHANLLPWQGVPHRSIVAADTITGTLEAVRAELGQGGVSLVAVTGASNVTGEILPIRALAALAHEHGARIVVDAAQLAPHRRIDISADDVDYLAFSGHKLYAPFGAGVLVGRPDWLDAGVPHLAGGGAVKEARLDGVSWATGPARHEGGSPNVLGAATLARATQVIAGLDQERWHAHESAIRSFLVEGLQRIDGVTVHQIFKDTNPETDTIGVVNFSVEGYDAGLVAAYLSAEHGVGLRDGRFCAHPLLKRLGLPSGSLRASFGVGSRLEDAERLLAGIQALRSNGLGWDYVVDAGRWVPANDTRTYPHWAPNTPGTAGAAPCIDD; this is encoded by the coding sequence GTGACAACTGCCACCGTCTCCCCCCAGCCCGTCATTGCCGAAGCTGCCGTCCCCCAAGCACGCCACGCCGCAGCCGGCCGGCCGCTCGCTGCCGTCACCGGCGCCGAAATCCAGGCGCCCCTGATTTCAGGCGGCCACGTGCGGTACGCCAACCTCGATTACGGCGCCTCCGCCCCGGCACTGTCCGTAGTATCGGCTTACCTGAATGAGATCCTCCCCTACTACGCCAGCGTCCACCGCGGGGCAGGATACGCATCCCAGATCAGCACCTCCGTGTACGAGAACGCGCGCAGCATCGTCAGGGATTTCGTGGGCGGCCGCCCGGATGATTCGGTCATCTTCACCCGCAACACGACGGATTCGCTGAACCTGCTGGCCGGCTGCCTTCCCGTGACCGATGGCCGCCACGACGGCGAAGTGCTGTACCTGGACATCGAACACCACGCCAATCTCCTGCCGTGGCAGGGCGTCCCGCACCGCAGCATCGTCGCCGCCGACACCATCACCGGCACCCTTGAGGCCGTACGTGCCGAGCTTGGACAGGGCGGTGTCAGCTTGGTCGCGGTCACCGGGGCCTCCAACGTGACCGGCGAAATCCTCCCCATCCGGGCGCTGGCCGCGCTGGCCCACGAACATGGCGCACGGATCGTGGTGGATGCGGCCCAGCTCGCGCCGCACCGCCGCATAGACATCAGCGCGGATGACGTCGACTACCTCGCCTTCTCAGGCCACAAGCTGTACGCGCCCTTCGGCGCCGGCGTCCTGGTGGGGCGCCCGGACTGGCTGGACGCCGGCGTCCCGCACCTCGCCGGCGGCGGCGCCGTCAAGGAAGCCAGGCTCGACGGCGTCAGCTGGGCCACCGGCCCGGCCCGCCATGAGGGGGGCTCGCCGAACGTCCTGGGGGCCGCCACGCTGGCCCGCGCCACCCAGGTCATTGCCGGCCTGGACCAGGAACGCTGGCACGCCCACGAGTCCGCCATCCGCTCCTTCCTGGTGGAGGGACTCCAGCGGATCGACGGCGTCACGGTTCACCAGATCTTCAAGGACACCAACCCCGAAACGGACACCATCGGGGTGGTCAACTTCTCCGTCGAGGGTTACGACGCAGGACTGGTGGCGGCGTACCTTTCGGCAGAGCATGGCGTGGGCCTGCGTGACGGGCGCTTCTGCGCCCATCCCCTGCTGAAGCGCCTGGGCCTGCCGTCCGGTTCCCTCCGCGCCAGCTTCGGCGTCGGTTCGCGCCTGGAAGATGCCGAGCGCCTGCTGGCCGGCATCCAGGCGCTCCGGAGCAACGGGCTGGGCTGGGACTACGTGGTGGACGCAGGCCGCTGGGTCCCTGCCAACGACACCCGCACCTACCCGCACTGGGCGCCCAACACCCCTGGAACAGCCGGCGCAGCGCCCTGCATCGACGACTGA
- a CDS encoding pyridoxamine 5'-phosphate oxidase family protein yields the protein MTDSPAGSQTEILNAEECWRYLRSSYIGRLAVINGDVPEIFPVNFSVAGDTLLFRTAPGTKLRALLSGSVAALEVDGLNPYATQVWSVVAKGRPQPFDEASMKLPEEDADREPWEPGIKDHLVAITPTDITGRRFAVTPRTRWWPPVDFSADWL from the coding sequence ATGACTGACTCCCCTGCAGGGTCTCAAACGGAAATACTGAACGCTGAGGAGTGCTGGCGGTACCTTCGGTCCTCCTATATCGGGCGGCTGGCGGTCATCAACGGTGACGTTCCCGAGATTTTTCCCGTGAATTTTTCGGTCGCCGGTGACACCCTGCTGTTCCGCACGGCGCCGGGGACCAAGCTCCGTGCCCTGCTCAGCGGCTCGGTTGCCGCCTTGGAGGTGGACGGCCTCAACCCATACGCCACTCAGGTCTGGAGCGTTGTCGCCAAGGGCAGGCCGCAGCCATTCGATGAAGCCAGCATGAAGCTTCCGGAGGAAGACGCCGACAGGGAACCTTGGGAACCGGGGATCAAGGACCACCTGGTGGCCATTACCCCCACCGATATCACCGGCCGCCGTTTCGCTGTCACGCCGCGGACCCGCTGGTGGCCGCCGGTCGATTTTTCCGCCGACTGGCTGTAG
- a CDS encoding trypsin-like peptidase domain-containing protein, with protein MEQAREPISTGDEDVLDSYSQTVMRVAAAVTPHVAAIEMTANRGNGRVRVGAGSAVLFTEDGYLLTNSHVVAGTRHGFAVFGDGSRMELELVGADPLSDLAVVHGSRPKVPPAQFGAAETLRVGQLVIAVGNPLGLAGSVTAGVVSGLGRAIPVWAGGNRRVIEDVIQTDAALNPGNSGGALADTHSRIVGINTAVAGAGLGLAIPINATTRRIISALLSDGRVRRAYLGLVSTPIQLNPSAVIRSGLREGLRVVEVLPGSPADKAGLTAGDIIVTAGGRPVSNAESLQRLLFSDAIGEPLDVKVLRDGAELHLTAVPEEMTGNGAG; from the coding sequence ATGGAACAGGCGCGGGAACCCATATCCACCGGAGACGAGGACGTCCTGGACTCGTACTCGCAAACGGTCATGCGTGTCGCGGCAGCGGTTACGCCCCACGTGGCAGCCATCGAGATGACCGCGAATAGGGGCAACGGCAGGGTGAGGGTGGGCGCCGGCTCGGCCGTTCTCTTCACGGAGGACGGATACCTGCTCACCAACTCACACGTCGTGGCAGGCACCCGGCACGGTTTTGCGGTGTTTGGAGACGGGAGCCGGATGGAACTGGAACTGGTGGGAGCCGACCCCCTGTCCGATCTAGCAGTGGTCCACGGTTCGCGGCCCAAGGTGCCACCTGCTCAGTTCGGCGCGGCCGAGACCCTGCGCGTGGGCCAGCTTGTGATTGCCGTCGGAAACCCACTGGGCCTGGCGGGGTCAGTCACCGCGGGCGTGGTCAGCGGTTTGGGCCGGGCCATTCCAGTCTGGGCGGGCGGCAACAGGAGAGTGATCGAGGACGTTATCCAGACGGACGCAGCGCTGAACCCAGGCAACTCCGGTGGAGCGCTGGCGGACACGCACTCCAGGATCGTCGGCATCAACACCGCAGTGGCGGGCGCCGGGCTGGGGCTCGCCATACCAATCAATGCCACCACCCGCAGGATCATCTCCGCGCTCCTGTCAGACGGGAGGGTACGCCGTGCCTACCTGGGCCTTGTCAGCACGCCCATCCAGCTCAACCCCAGCGCTGTGATCCGCAGCGGGCTGCGCGAAGGGCTCCGCGTCGTGGAGGTGCTGCCCGGTTCGCCGGCGGACAAAGCAGGCCTTACCGCGGGTGACATTATCGTCACCGCCGGAGGCCGTCCCGTCAGCAACGCCGAAAGCCTGCAGCGGCTCCTGTTTTCCGATGCCATCGGCGAGCCGCTGGACGTGAAGGTACTCCGCGACGGCGCCGAGTTGCACCTCACCGCCGTCCCGGAAGAAATGACAGGCAACGGCGCAGGATAA
- a CDS encoding CrcB family protein, with amino-acid sequence MALPTARAWLAVAAGGLIGSELRYGLGLAFPDVPGSVPWATLGINISGSFVLAALTTVWMARPHTAFWLRAGIGPGLLGSFTTFSAVIFASDQLARAGEHPVWLLYLGLSLLLGLSAAGLGWRTGRLIARNRGPA; translated from the coding sequence GTGGCGCTGCCCACCGCCCGTGCCTGGCTGGCTGTCGCCGCCGGCGGACTGATCGGCAGTGAGCTGCGCTACGGGCTGGGCCTGGCGTTTCCGGACGTGCCCGGTTCGGTCCCGTGGGCCACGCTGGGCATCAACATCAGCGGCAGTTTCGTCCTCGCGGCTTTGACCACCGTCTGGATGGCACGCCCGCACACGGCCTTCTGGCTGCGCGCCGGCATCGGGCCGGGCCTGCTGGGTTCCTTCACCACCTTTTCCGCGGTCATTTTCGCCTCCGACCAGTTGGCACGCGCGGGTGAGCACCCCGTATGGCTCCTTTACCTGGGCTTGTCGCTGTTGCTCGGCCTTTCGGCGGCAGGCCTGGGCTGGCGCACCGGAAGGCTCATCGCCCGGAACCGGGGCCCGGCATGA
- a CDS encoding ATP-dependent 6-phosphofructokinase, translating into MKRLGILTSGGDCPGVNAVIRGAVLGGHVSHGYGFIGFRDGWRGVLEQDIYPLPRTSVRGIARLGGTILGTSRTNPLVGNGIEGVRACVRHNELDGLIAIGGEGTLAAARELCSQGINVVGVPKTIDNDLGATDYTFGFDSAVQTATEAIDRLRTTGESHHRCMVAEVMGRSAGWIALHSGMASGAHAILIPEHPVSLDQICSWVLSARDRGRAPLVVVAEAFAPEGHEAPYAPRGLDTFGRPRLGGIGLLLEGELQLRTGIETRATVLGHIQRGGEPTAFDRVLATRLGLAAVESAAAGRWGTMVSLRGTDIVNVDLEEALGELKVVPEARYQEAAVLFG; encoded by the coding sequence GTGAAGCGGCTGGGGATCCTCACCAGTGGCGGTGACTGCCCGGGCGTGAACGCGGTCATCCGGGGAGCCGTGCTGGGCGGACACGTTTCGCATGGCTATGGATTCATCGGGTTCCGGGACGGTTGGCGGGGTGTGTTGGAGCAGGACATTTACCCTTTGCCCCGTACGAGTGTCCGTGGGATCGCCCGCCTGGGTGGAACCATCCTGGGCACGTCCCGGACCAACCCGCTGGTGGGCAATGGAATCGAGGGTGTCCGTGCCTGCGTCCGGCACAACGAACTGGACGGCCTGATTGCCATTGGGGGAGAGGGAACACTGGCAGCCGCCCGGGAACTCTGCTCCCAGGGCATCAACGTGGTGGGAGTGCCCAAGACCATCGACAATGACCTCGGCGCCACCGACTACACCTTCGGCTTTGATTCTGCGGTGCAGACCGCCACCGAAGCCATCGACCGGCTCCGGACCACCGGCGAGTCGCACCACCGGTGCATGGTGGCCGAGGTCATGGGCCGCAGTGCGGGCTGGATAGCACTGCATTCCGGGATGGCATCGGGCGCGCACGCCATCCTGATACCTGAACATCCGGTGTCCCTGGACCAAATTTGCTCGTGGGTGCTGTCAGCCCGTGACCGGGGCAGGGCTCCGCTCGTGGTGGTGGCCGAGGCCTTCGCTCCTGAAGGCCACGAAGCACCGTACGCGCCCCGTGGCCTGGATACTTTCGGACGCCCGCGGCTGGGAGGCATCGGACTGCTGCTTGAAGGAGAACTGCAGCTGCGGACCGGCATCGAAACGCGCGCCACCGTCCTGGGTCACATCCAGCGTGGCGGCGAACCCACGGCCTTCGACCGTGTCCTTGCCACCAGGCTGGGCCTGGCCGCCGTCGAATCGGCAGCCGCCGGCAGGTGGGGCACCATGGTTTCGCTGCGCGGCACGGACATTGTCAACGTCGACCTTGAAGAAGCGCTGGGGGAACTGAAGGTGGTCCCTGAAGCGCGGTACCAGGAGGCCGCCGTCCTGTTTGGATGA
- a CDS encoding metal-dependent transcriptional regulator, translating into MKTSAPSSSIEDYVKVIYSFTEWQDKPITSSQLAQRLGVANSSVSEMVRKLKDQGLVDHKPYSAVTLTEAGLRLALSMVRRHRLIETYLVQRLGYSWDEVHDEAEQLEHAVSDTFIERVAAKLGDPKRDPHGDPIPTADGQVLMPRAHLLAELDQGHTGRITRISDDNPELLRYLAAQAIDLDADVEVVGRRPFGGALVVRIGGPGGAREYDFAEEIASALWVSSDAPHAGCALDGL; encoded by the coding sequence GTGAAGACCAGCGCGCCCTCCTCCTCGATCGAGGATTACGTCAAGGTCATTTATTCCTTTACCGAATGGCAGGACAAGCCCATCACGTCCTCCCAGCTCGCACAGCGGCTGGGGGTGGCAAATTCCTCGGTGTCGGAAATGGTCCGCAAACTCAAGGACCAGGGCCTGGTGGACCACAAGCCCTACAGCGCCGTCACGCTGACCGAGGCCGGCCTGCGGCTGGCGCTGTCCATGGTCCGGCGCCACCGGCTGATCGAGACATACCTTGTCCAGCGGCTCGGATACAGCTGGGACGAAGTCCACGATGAGGCTGAACAACTCGAACACGCCGTGTCGGACACGTTCATCGAACGGGTCGCCGCCAAGCTCGGGGACCCGAAGCGTGACCCGCACGGCGATCCAATCCCCACGGCGGACGGGCAGGTGCTGATGCCGCGCGCGCACCTCCTCGCCGAGCTGGACCAGGGACATACCGGCAGGATCACCCGGATCAGCGACGACAACCCGGAACTGCTGCGCTACCTGGCCGCCCAGGCCATCGACCTTGATGCGGACGTCGAGGTGGTGGGACGGCGGCCTTTCGGCGGAGCCCTGGTGGTGCGGATCGGTGGTCCCGGCGGCGCCCGTGAGTACGATTTCGCTGAGGAAATCGCCTCGGCGCTCTGGGTCTCCAGCGACGCGCCGCATGCCGGCTGCGCCCTGGACGGGCTCTGA
- a CDS encoding CrcB family protein — translation MITAALVGVFGVAGALLRFGIDSWFAHHSSIRSVRTDGRAALHWPWATLLVNVVGCFIIGLAHGLTAGLGLGAEWQVVLATGLAGGLTTFSSWTTATIRLLSEARFGAAALNVAVNLGLGFAAASAGIALAS, via the coding sequence ATGATCACGGCAGCCCTGGTGGGAGTGTTTGGCGTGGCCGGGGCGCTGCTGCGGTTCGGGATCGACAGCTGGTTCGCACACCACAGCAGCATCCGCAGCGTCCGCACCGATGGCCGTGCGGCGTTGCACTGGCCCTGGGCCACCCTGCTGGTCAACGTCGTCGGCTGCTTCATCATCGGTCTGGCACACGGCCTGACCGCCGGGCTGGGACTGGGCGCGGAATGGCAGGTGGTTTTGGCCACCGGACTGGCCGGCGGACTTACCACCTTCAGTTCGTGGACCACCGCCACCATCCGCTTGCTCAGCGAAGCACGGTTCGGCGCCGCGGCCCTGAACGTGGCAGTCAACCTGGGCCTTGGCTTTGCTGCCGCGTCCGCTGGCATAGCACTCGCTTCCTAG
- a CDS encoding zinc-dependent alcohol dehydrogenase family protein produces MKALVYGGPGDKSWTDVPDPRIQQPGDVIVKVDTTTICGTDLHILKGDVPAVEKGRILGHEAVGTIVETGPSVTGLKVNDRVIISCIKSCGHCANCKTGLYSHCLGGEGQEGTGWIFGHLIDGTQAEYVRVPYAENSLHLLPAGVSDEQAVMLSDILPTGFEIGVQYGRVKPGDTVAVVGAGPVGLAAITTAGLYGAATVVAIDLDANRLAKAREFGATDTVLSGSSDWKEQVLALTGGQGVDVAIEAVGVPATFGMCTDIVRPGGSVANVGVHGKPVELHLENLWIQNINISMGLVNTNTTPMLLKLVAQGKIRAEKFATHHFSFDQFLDAYDTFSRAAETKALKVIITA; encoded by the coding sequence ATGAAAGCCCTCGTCTACGGCGGCCCGGGTGACAAGTCATGGACTGATGTCCCCGACCCCCGGATCCAGCAACCCGGCGACGTCATCGTCAAGGTCGATACCACCACGATCTGCGGCACCGACCTGCATATCCTCAAAGGTGACGTACCCGCCGTCGAAAAGGGCCGGATCCTGGGACATGAGGCGGTGGGAACCATCGTGGAAACCGGGCCTTCCGTGACCGGCCTGAAGGTGAATGACCGTGTCATCATCTCGTGCATCAAATCCTGCGGCCACTGTGCCAACTGCAAGACCGGACTCTATTCGCACTGCCTGGGAGGCGAGGGCCAGGAAGGCACCGGGTGGATCTTCGGACACCTGATCGACGGGACCCAGGCGGAGTATGTCCGCGTGCCGTACGCCGAAAACTCGCTGCACCTGCTGCCCGCGGGCGTCAGCGACGAACAGGCCGTCATGCTCTCCGATATCCTCCCCACCGGATTCGAAATAGGTGTCCAGTACGGCCGGGTGAAGCCCGGCGACACCGTGGCCGTTGTTGGTGCCGGGCCGGTGGGCCTGGCGGCGATCACCACGGCAGGACTGTACGGCGCAGCGACTGTGGTGGCCATCGACCTGGACGCCAACCGCCTGGCGAAGGCAAGGGAGTTCGGCGCCACGGACACTGTCCTTTCCGGCAGCAGTGACTGGAAGGAACAGGTCCTGGCCCTGACCGGCGGACAGGGCGTCGATGTGGCCATCGAAGCTGTTGGCGTGCCGGCAACATTTGGCATGTGCACCGACATAGTGCGGCCGGGTGGATCGGTGGCGAACGTTGGGGTGCACGGAAAACCGGTGGAGCTGCACCTGGAAAACCTGTGGATCCAAAACATCAACATCAGCATGGGGCTGGTGAATACCAACACGACGCCCATGCTGCTCAAGCTTGTGGCCCAGGGAAAGATCAGGGCGGAGAAGTTCGCCACGCACCATTTCAGTTTCGACCAGTTCCTTGACGCCTACGACACGTTTTCCCGGGCAGCCGAAACCAAGGCCCTCAAAGTGATCATCACGGCGTGA